One window from the genome of Anguilla rostrata isolate EN2019 chromosome 5, ASM1855537v3, whole genome shotgun sequence encodes:
- the si:cabz01068815.1 gene encoding solute carrier family 51 subunit beta isoform X2, producing MLRMWIVLSLLLPVTRSFMIYNTIHGLCLQDSRGSDRVQLWRCDLDSHFQQWFWEDGRLLVNRGTARCLSSHQMNPVLTASCNGSEGLWWHCRSNWLVSHSSSLKLTTDGKDLSLSHENKLSKWRSLEEGNICQESLNYSETEYDYAEEGTMTEEQRHYYRWYYRTEDSSPWTYAMLALSTGALLLGCLLFAMGSMANWNRKKIGQYKAAAAAQTARAEELQGMVVLKQAHGAPSQHSQPSEKPATESCEMGELRAGEVILKWKDGNVTALYPDAPEEDV from the exons ATGTTGCGCATGTGGATTGTATTAAGCCTGCTGTTACCAG TGACGAGAAGCTTCATGATCTACAATACCATTCATGGCCTGTGCTTGCAAGACTCCCGTGGGAGTGACCGTGTGCAGCTGTGGCGCTGTGACCTGGACTCTCACTTTCAGCAGTGGTTCTGGGAGGACGGCCGCTTGCTGGTGAACAGGGGCACGGCAAGGTGTCTGTCCAGCCACCAGATGAATCCTGTCCTCACTGCATCCTGCAATGGCAGCGAAGGCCTCTGGTGGCACTGCCGTAGTAACTGGCTGGTCAGCCACAGCAGCTCCCTGAAGCTAACCACAGATGGGAAAGACTTGTCCCTGTCACATGAAAACAAACTATCCAAGTGGAGATCCCTTGAAGAAGGCAACATCTGTCAGGAAAGCCTGA ACTACTCGGAAACAGAGTATGATTACGCGGAAGAGGGCACCATGACTGAAGAGCAGAGACACTACTACAGATGGTACTACCGCACAGAAGACT CGTCTCCATGGACATACGCAATGCTGGCCCTGTCTACAGGAGCACTCCTGCTGGGCTGCCTGCTATTTGCCATGGGATCAATGGCAAACTG GAACAGGAAGAAGATTGGCCAATACAAGGCTGCCGCTGCAGCCCAGACAGCGCGGGCGGAGGAGCTGCAGGGCATGGTTGTGCTCAAACAGGCCCATGGCGCTCCCTCTCAGCACAGCCAGCCCAGCGAGAAGCCGGCCACGGAGAGCTGCGAGATGGGAGAGCTGAGGGCTGGAGAAGTCATCCTCAAGTGGAAGGATGGGAACGTGACGGCCCTGTACCCGGACGCTCCGGAGGAGGACGTGTAA
- the si:cabz01068815.1 gene encoding solute carrier family 51 subunit beta isoform X1 — MLRMWIVLSLLLPVTRSFMIYNTIHGLCLQDSRGSDRVQLWRCDLDSHFQQWFWEDGRLLVNRGTARCLSSHQMNPVLTASCNGSEGLWWHCRSNWLVSHSSSLKLTTDGKDLSLSHENKLSKWRSLEEGNICQESLRFKRASDEPYVLPTDYSETEYDYAEEGTMTEEQRHYYRWYYRTEDSSPWTYAMLALSTGALLLGCLLFAMGSMANWNRKKIGQYKAAAAAQTARAEELQGMVVLKQAHGAPSQHSQPSEKPATESCEMGELRAGEVILKWKDGNVTALYPDAPEEDV; from the exons ATGTTGCGCATGTGGATTGTATTAAGCCTGCTGTTACCAG TGACGAGAAGCTTCATGATCTACAATACCATTCATGGCCTGTGCTTGCAAGACTCCCGTGGGAGTGACCGTGTGCAGCTGTGGCGCTGTGACCTGGACTCTCACTTTCAGCAGTGGTTCTGGGAGGACGGCCGCTTGCTGGTGAACAGGGGCACGGCAAGGTGTCTGTCCAGCCACCAGATGAATCCTGTCCTCACTGCATCCTGCAATGGCAGCGAAGGCCTCTGGTGGCACTGCCGTAGTAACTGGCTGGTCAGCCACAGCAGCTCCCTGAAGCTAACCACAGATGGGAAAGACTTGTCCCTGTCACATGAAAACAAACTATCCAAGTGGAGATCCCTTGAAGAAGGCAACATCTGTCAGGAAAGCCTGA GATTCAAAAGGGCATCGGATGAGCCATATGTCTTACCAACAGACTACTCGGAAACAGAGTATGATTACGCGGAAGAGGGCACCATGACTGAAGAGCAGAGACACTACTACAGATGGTACTACCGCACAGAAGACT CGTCTCCATGGACATACGCAATGCTGGCCCTGTCTACAGGAGCACTCCTGCTGGGCTGCCTGCTATTTGCCATGGGATCAATGGCAAACTG GAACAGGAAGAAGATTGGCCAATACAAGGCTGCCGCTGCAGCCCAGACAGCGCGGGCGGAGGAGCTGCAGGGCATGGTTGTGCTCAAACAGGCCCATGGCGCTCCCTCTCAGCACAGCCAGCCCAGCGAGAAGCCGGCCACGGAGAGCTGCGAGATGGGAGAGCTGAGGGCTGGAGAAGTCATCCTCAAGTGGAAGGATGGGAACGTGACGGCCCTGTACCCGGACGCTCCGGAGGAGGACGTGTAA